A single genomic interval of Carassius auratus strain Wakin chromosome 30, ASM336829v1, whole genome shotgun sequence harbors:
- the LOC113049559 gene encoding rho-related GTP-binding protein RhoG-like, which produces MQTIKCVVVGDGAVGKTCLLISYTTNAFPDEYIPTVFDNYSTQTCVDGRAVSLNLWDTAGQEEYDRLRTLSYPQTHVFIICFSVASPSSHANVRHKWHPEVCHHCPGVPVLLVGTKRDLRGDKETLEKLKEQGMSPTTPQQGGALARSIGAVQYLECSALLQEGVREVFNEAVRAVLYPNAKKHSKKCVLL; this is translated from the coding sequence ATGCAGACCATAAAGTGTGTTGTTGTTGGTGACGGTGCAGTGGGAAAGACCTGTCTGTTAATCTCCTACACTACTAATGCCTTCCCAGACGAGTACATTCCTACGGTTTTTGACAACTACAGCACTCAGACCTGTGTGGACGGCCGTGCCGTCAGCCTCAACCTGTGGGACACAGCTGGTCAGGAGGAGTACGACCGCCTGCGAACCCTGTCTTACCCGCAGACGCATGTCTTCATCATCTGTTTTTCTGTGGCCAGCCCTTCCTCTCACGCCAATGTCCGGCATAAATGGCACCCGGAGGTGTGCCACCACTGTCCTGGTGTGCCTGTGTTGCTGGTAGGCACTAAGAGAGACCTGCGAGGGGACAAGGAGACTCTGGAGAAGCTGAAAGAGCAGGGGATGAGTCCAACCACTCCGCAGCAGGGCGGCGCATTGGCCCGCAGCATTGGTGCTGTGCAGTATCTGGAGTGCTCGGCCCTTCTGCAGGAGGGGGTCAGAGAGGTCTTCAACGAAGCAGTCAGGGCCGTTCTTTACCCCAATGCCAAGAAGCACAGCAAGAAATGTGTGCTGTTATAA